In Myxococcales bacterium, a genomic segment contains:
- a CDS encoding ABC transporter ATP-binding protein: protein MVRRRAARRVAVSRADPGVARHLRDLLRALHRLRRRRALHGAALAYLPLSERLRCLAPVAARREGGARDARLFGHLGRDRRGRRGLVLAEGSVSASQTDSASPPASKKPRATDVAVRLRNLTKHFGKKVAVDGVSLEIEAGTVYGLIGPNGAGKTTTFSMMAGFLEPTDGAVEVLGYSPRDVAALKSRLGVLPQDAVLPRDEAVGEFLVYLARLQGADSAEATRAAKSVLDEVEGKDWWSLKGGQLSHGMAKRVQLASALLGDPDVVLLDEPTAGLDPKHAFEVRQLIKARRGRCTMIISSHNLHELEELCDAAAILDLGRLVVSGSIAELTAQSEEIHVMLSATPKGAPTYKGPLDATVPLAELRGIPHVTRVELTEAHELILHLERSPQAPGPEEIIGQALWVLLNHQIRIRGVSLGKGLERRVMDLV from the coding sequence ATGGTCCGGCGTCGCGCAGCTCGTCGCGTCGCAGTTTCGCGTGCCGATCCTGGCGTTGCTCGTCACCTTCGCGACCTTCTTCGTGCTCTTCATCGTCTACGCCGTCGGCGAGCTCTCCACGGCGCTGCACTGGCTTATCTACCTCTATCCGAACGCCTACGATGCCTGGCTCCTGTCGCCGCACGTCGAGAAGGTGGCGCTCGGGACGCTCGTCTGTTTGGGCATCTCGGTCGCGACCGGCGCGGCCGGCGCGGCCTCGTTCTCGCGGAGGGATCTGTGAGCGCTTCGCAGACCGACAGCGCGAGCCCGCCGGCTTCCAAGAAGCCTCGCGCCACCGACGTGGCGGTTCGGCTCCGAAACCTGACCAAGCACTTTGGCAAGAAGGTCGCCGTCGACGGCGTTTCGCTGGAGATCGAGGCCGGCACGGTCTACGGCCTCATCGGTCCAAACGGCGCTGGCAAGACCACCACCTTCTCGATGATGGCAGGCTTCCTCGAGCCGACGGACGGCGCCGTGGAGGTCCTTGGGTATTCGCCTCGCGACGTCGCGGCGCTCAAGAGCCGCTTGGGCGTCTTGCCACAAGACGCCGTCTTGCCGCGTGACGAAGCCGTCGGCGAGTTTCTCGTGTACCTCGCCCGGCTCCAAGGCGCCGATTCCGCCGAGGCCACACGTGCCGCCAAGAGCGTGCTCGACGAGGTCGAAGGCAAGGATTGGTGGTCGCTCAAGGGCGGGCAGCTCTCCCACGGCATGGCGAAGCGCGTGCAGCTTGCATCGGCCCTCCTCGGTGATCCCGACGTGGTGCTCCTCGACGAGCCGACGGCGGGCCTCGATCCGAAACACGCCTTCGAGGTTCGTCAGCTCATCAAGGCGCGGCGTGGCCGCTGCACGATGATCATCTCGAGCCACAACCTGCACGAGCTGGAGGAGCTGTGCGATGCCGCTGCCATCCTCGACCTAGGCCGCCTCGTCGTGAGCGGCAGCATCGCGGAGCTCACGGCGCAGTCGGAGGAGATTCACGTGATGCTCTCGGCGACGCCCAAGGGCGCGCCCACGTACAAGGGACCGCTCGACGCGACGGTGCCGCTGGCCGAGCTCCGCGGCATCCCGCACGTGACGCGGGTGGAGCTCACGGAAGCGCACGAGCTGATTCTGCATCTCGAGCGCTCGCCGCAAGCCCCCGGACCCGAAGAGATCATCGGGCAGGCGCTGTGGGTGTTGCTGAACCACCAAATCCGCATCCGCGGCGTGTCCCTCGGCAAAGGCCTCGAACGCCGCGTGATGGATCTTGTTTAG